CGAACCACACGAACAGATTGAACATGTCGCGGGTGAAGCAGAACCCGACCATGGCGGCCAGGAACAGCAGCATCAGGATCTGGAAGTGCCCGTGGGTGCGGCCGAAGAAGCCCCAGGCGAACACGAAGGTCAGCGCGTAGAGCAGGCCGATGAACGCCGCGACCCAGCCGCTGGCCTCGTCGACCGAGAAGCCGATCCCGAGATGGACACCGTCGCGCGGCTCCCAGCCCCCGAACCAGTAGACGAGGGGCCCGTCCGCGGCATGCGCGGCGATGATGGCGGACAGGAGCGCGACCCCGAGCGCCGCGAGCGTCGCCAGGATGTCGGGGAGGCGGCCCGGAAGCAGATGGGCGGTCGCCAGCATCGCCGCGCAGACGACGAGCGGGATCGCGACCGGCAGCGGCAGAAGAGCGGCGGGAAAGGCGGTCACGAAGCCGTCCGCTCCCCGTCCTTCACCTGGCTCGACCCCTGGCCGCGCCCGGACTTGCCGCCGGCGCGCATCGGCCGGAGCTTCTCCGGATCGAGGCTGCCGCCACGCTTGTAGGCCTGGATCGTCAGCACGAGCAGAAGCGCCGTGAGGGTCGCGCCGACCACGATGTCGGTGAGCACCAGCGCCTGCATCACCGGATCGACGGCGGGCGTGCCCGGCGGGTGGTCGTAGAAGATCGGCGCGATGCTGCCCCAACGATAGCCGAGACCCAGCAGGAGCACGTAGGTCGCCGACTGGCAGACGCCGAGGCAGCCCACGAGGTGGATGAAGTTGCGGCTGGTGGCGATGCCGTAGAGGCCGATTCCGAACAGCCACGCGGCGACCGCGTAGGGCAGCATGCTCACGCGGATTCCTCTCCGGACTCTTCGGGCGCGTCCGCCTCGCGGGTCTCCTCCATGAATTCGAGGAAGAGCTGGGTGAAGCCGCCCGCCACCGCCATCGCGACGCCGAGGTTCTCCACCAGCATCAGGCCGCCGGAGAACAGGTCGCGGAAGGTGCCGAGCGGCAGGACGTTCTGCATGAAGGCGGCGCCCATGAGCATCGGCGCCAGCCCGCACAGGGCGAAGAGCAGCGCGCCGCCGCCCTCCAGCGCGTCAAGCCAGTGGCTGCGCACGGCATCGCGCCAGCCGGCATAGCCCTCGCCGAGGTAGATCAGCAGGGTTCCCGAGGCGAGGATCACGCCGCCCTGGAAGCCGCCCCCGGGCGTGACGGTGGCGTGCAGCACCACGTAGAGGCCGAACAGGGCGGTGAGGGGTCCGGCGATCCGGCAGGCGAGCACCACGGCCTCGGAGCGCGGGATCACGGCGCGGCCGGGCCGGCGCATGGCGCGGCCGGTCTGGCCCTCGCCGCGACGGCCACGCAGCAGGACGACCGTCCCGGTGATGGCGGCCAGCAGCATGAATTCCTCGCCGAGGGTGTCGAGGCCGCGCAGGTCGAAGTTGATCGCGCTCACCATGTTGGCGACGTGCCGCGCCTCCGGGGTGATCGCGTTGATGCGTTCGCCGTACCGGGCGATGGTTTCACCGAAGGGCGGCAGCCCGGCGATGACCTCGGCGGCCCCGGGCAGCAGGATCAGGCCCGCCAGCGCGAGCAGCGCGATGCGAACGCGCGGGCTCACGACTTCTCCTCGGGTGGCTGCGTGCGCACGGCCATCAGCGCCACGAGGAAGAGCAGCGGCACCGCCGCCGAGCCGACCGCCAGTTCCGACAGGGCGACGTCAGGGGCCTGGAGGGCGTCGAACAGGATCGTGAGAACCAGTCCGTTGACCGCGATCGCGAAGATCTGTCGGGCGGGGTCGCGCACCAGGACCACCGCGGTGCCGGACGCGGCGGTCAGCAGGAACAGCAGCGGCAAGATCACCGTCATGCCGAGCGGCCCTCGCGCATCAGCACGGCTCGGCCGGACACGTGCGAGAGCACCGCGGCCCAGGCGAGAAACACCACCATCATCACCAAGATCTTCAGGGAGCGCCCGGAGAAGCCGTCGGCCAGGAAGGCCGCTACCGTAACGAGCCCCGAGGCCGCGACATTGAGGAAGCTGAGCGCGTGCAGCCGGTCGAGGGCCCGGGGCAGGCGCCACAGGACGAGGGCCGCGAGCCACGTCACCGCCACCGCGAGAGCCAGCAGCACCCCGATCGCGACGTTCATATCCAGCGCTCCAGGAAGACCCCGAACAGCATCGTGCCCGGCAGGTTGAGCAGGACCAGCGTGAGGGCGAGGTCGGTGATCGAGGCTTGATCGGTGGCGAAGGCCATGAGCGTCAGGATCAGCACCGTGACGCTGCCGGTGAGCTGATAGGCGGCGAAGCGCTGGCCGGGCCGTCCGCGCCACGCCAGCGCCGCGCTGAGGAGGAGCGGCGGCAGCAGCGCCAGGATGGCGGCCGTCCAGAGGTTCATCGCGCGTCGTTCTCCAGGGCATGGGTCGCCACGGTGCCGTGCTCCCGGTCGAGGGTGAGCACGTAGCTGTCCGGGGCCAGCGAGGCGGCCAGCAGCCCGACGGCCCGCGTGGCCGGAGCCGTGTCTCCCTCCGGCGTGGCCCAGGCCACCTCGGACGCGCTGCGCTCCCGCGTCGCTCCGCCACCGGCGCGCCCGAGCGCGGCTTTAAGCAGGTGGAGCCCGACCTTGGCGGTCTGGCGGGGCATGTCGCGGATGGCCGGACCGAGCGGCCGGAGCGTGTCCCGGCCGAAATGGAAGCGTATGCCGCCGCGCCGCCCGACGCCCCACCACCAGAGCGTCGCCAGGCTGGCACAGCCGAGAGCGGCCATGCCCTCGTTCACGCTCACGGAACCGGCGAAGACCATGTAGGTGAGGACCAGCGCGATCCAGATCGCGACGCCGTCACGCGTCGACCGCCTCCTGAGTCCGCTGATCGGTCCTGCTCGCATCGATCCTGACCGGAACGCGTCGTGGGAGCGTGGCCATACGCCCGATCCGACCGAAACGTGGCACGGAGCGGAGCCGTTCCCGGAACCCGGGGACACGCCTTCGTGTAAGCACAGCGCGGCGCAAGGCGGTTCCGCGGGCGAGGGCGCATCATGAAGGCCGAGATCCTCAGCATCTGCTTCGTCCACGAGGGATGGAGCCGTTTCGGCCTCGCGCAGGTGCGCCTCGCCGACGGCGCCGTGGTCGAGCGGGAGATCGAGGATCACGGTAACTCGGTCGGGATCCTGCCCTACGACCCCGAGCGGAAGGTCGCCACGCTCGTGCGCGAGCTGCGGGTGCCGCCGCTGTTCGCGGCCGGGGAGCAGGTCCAGCTGGAGGCCCCAGCCGGCCTGATCGGCGACGGCAGCCCGGAAGAGAACGCCCGCCGCGAGGTGCTCGAGGAGGTCGGCCTGCGCCTGCAAGGCCTGGAATTCGTCGGCGCCACCTATTCCTGCGCGAGCCTCACAACCGAGAAGATCCACCTCTACCTCGCGCCTTACGGCCGGGCGGACCGGGCGGAGGCGGGCGGCGGTGCCGCGGGCGAGCACGAGAACATCCGGGTCGTCGAGATGCCACTCGCCGAGCTCGCCGCCCTGGCCGACCGGGCCGAGATCACCGACCTGAAGACGCTCACCCTGGTCCTGGCGCTGCGCGCGCGCCATCCGGAGCTGTTCCGGGCGTGAGAATCCGCTATCGCGTACTCGCTCGGGGGTTGCTGACTGCCGTGGTGCTGGCCGGGGTTGCGTGGATCGCCTTCCACCTGCGCTGACCGCCCGCAACGCAAACGTTCCAGGGATCGATGGCATGAGCGAAGACGCCGGACACGCAGAGCCGCACGGGCTCGACCGCGGCCTGACCAATTACGGCGACCGTGACTTCGCCCGCTACCTGCGCCGCTCCTTCGCCCGCTCGATGGGCATCTCGGTCGGCCTGCTGAACAAGCCGGTCGTCGGCATCGCCATGACGCCCTCGGGCTTCAACAACTGCCACCGAGGCATGCCCGAGCTGGTGGAGGCGGTCTCGCGCGGCGTGCTGGCGGCCGGCGCCCTGCCGCGGCCGTTCCCGACCGTGTCGCTCGGCGAGGTTTTCCTCAACCCGACCAGCATGATGTACCGCAACCTGATGGCCATGGACACGGAGGAGATGATCCAGGCCCAGCCGATGGACGCGGTCGTGCTGATCGGCGGCTGCGACAAGACCGTGCCGGCCCAGCTCATGGGTGCGGCCTCCGCCGACCTCCCGGCGATCCAGCTCGTCACCGGTCCGATGTCCACCGGCCGGCACCGGGGCCAGCGGCTCGGCGCCTGCACGGATTGCCGGGGCTTCTGGGCGAAGTACCGGGCCGGCACGGTCGACGCGGAGGAGATCGCCGAGGTCGAGGGACGGCTCTCCGTCACCGCCGGCACCTGCGCGGTGATGGGCACGGCCTCGACCATGGCGTGCATCGCCGAGGCGCTCGGCATGTCGTTGCCGGGCACGGCGGCGATCCCGGCGGTGCATTCCGACCGGCTGGTCGCCGCCGAGGAGACCGGACGGGCCGCGGTGCGCCTGATCCAGTCGAAGATCGCGCCGTCGCAGGTCATCACCGAGAAGTCGGTCGAGAACGCCATCCGGGTGCTGATGGCGGTCTCGGGCTCGACCAACGCGATCGTGCACCTCACGGCGGTTGCGGGGCGGCTGGGCATCCGGATCCCCTACGCGCGCTTCAACCAGATCTCCGACGAGACGCCGGTGCTGGTCGATCTGAAGCCCGTGGGCGAGGGCTACATGGAGGATTTCCACGCCGCCGGCGGCATGGGCGCGCTGCTGCGCGAGCTGCGGCCGCTCCTGCATCTCGACACCGTGGACGTGGAGGGCCGCACCCTCGCCGAGCGGCTGGACGAGCCGGCCGGCTGGGTCGATCGCGCGGTGATCCGCCCCTTCGACAACCCGGTCTCGCCGGTCGGGGGGCTGGTCGCCCTCACCGGCAACCTCGCCCCCGAGGGCGCGATCTTCAAGCGCGCGGCGGCGACCCCGGAGCTGTTCGAATCCGAGGGGCGGGCCGTGGTGTTCACCGGCCTCGAGGACCTGAGCCGGCGGATCGACGATCCCGACCTCGACGTGGCGCCGGGCGACGTGCTGGTCCTGCAGAATGCCGGCCCGCACGCCGCCGGCATGCCGGAGGCCGGCTACCTGCCGATCCCGAAGAAGCTGGCCCGGGCCGGCGTGAAGGACATGGTGCGCATCTCCGACGCGCGGATGTCCGGCACGGCCTTCGGGTCGATCGTGCTGCACATCGCCCCCGAGGCCGCCATCGGTGGGCCGCTCGCCGCGGTGCGCGACGGCGACCGGATCAAGCTGTCGATCCGCGACAAGCGGATCGACCTGCTTGTCGAGCCCGACGAGATCGCCCGGCGGCTGGCCGACCACCGGCCGCCGCCTGCCCCGACCCGGGGCTACAAGGCCCTCTACCGGCGCACCGTCACGCAGGCGCCGGAAGGCTGCGATTTCGACTTCCTGACGGCGGAGGGCAGTCCGGGCTGATCGGCACGCTTGATCGCGGGCAGGTGCGGGCCCATCGTCCGAGCGAGACTCGGGAGATCACCGGATGACGCGCGCCTGCATCGTGGGCTGGGCCCACACCCCGTTCGGCAAGCTCGAGGAGCCCGACGTCGAGGGGCTGATCGCCCGCGTCTCGGGCGAGGCGCTGGCCCATGCCGGCGTCGAGGAAGCCCAGGTCGACGGCATCTACGTGGGCTCGATGAACACCGGCTTCTCGAAGCAGGGTTTCGAGGGCTCCCTCGTCGCCGTGAACCGGCCGGGGCTGGCCCACGCGCCGGCGACCCACCTGGAGAATGCCTGCGCCACCGGCTCGGCGGCGCTCTACGCAGCCCTCGACTTCGCCGACAGCGGCCGGGGCCGCGTGGCCCTGGTGATCGGCGCCGAGAAGATGACGGCCAAGACCGTGGCCGAGACCGGCGACATCCTGCTCGGCGCCTCCTACCGGAAGGAGGAGGCGGACATCGAGGGCGGCTTCGCGGGCGTCTTCGGCCGGATCGCGGCGGGCTACTTCCAGCGCTACGGCGACCGCAGCGAGGAGCTGGCCCGGATCGCCGCCAAGAACCACCGCAACGGCGTCGGCAATCCCTACGCGCAACTGCGCAAGGATCTCGGCTTCGAGTTCTGCAACCGGGTTTCGGACAAGAACCCCTACGTGGCGGCGCCCCTGCGGCGCACCGACTGTTCGCTGATTTCGGACGGGGCGGCCGCTTTGGTGGTGGCCGATGCCGAGACCGCCGAGACCCTTGAGCGGGCGATCGGCTTCCGCGCCCGGGCGCACGTCAACGACATCCTGCCCCTGTCCCGCCGCGACCCGACGGAGTTCAAGGCGGCGCGCATGGCCTGGGACAAGGCGCGGGCCCAGGCCGGGATCGGCAACGACGACCTCTCCTTCGTGGAGACGCACGACTGCTTCACCATCGCCGAGCTGATCGAGTACGAGGCGATGGGCCTCGCCGCCCCGGGCGAGGGTTTTCGCGTGGTGCGCGAGGGGCTGGCCGAGAAGGGCGGCCGGCTGCCGATCAACCCGTCCGGCGGCCTGAAGGCCAAGGGCCATCCGGTGGGCGCCACCGGCGTGTCGATGCACGTGATGGCCTGCCTGCAGCTCATGGGCGAGGCCGGCGAGATGCAGGTGCCCGGCGCGGAACTCGCCGGGATCTTCAACATGGGCGGCGCGGCGGTGGCCAATTACGTGTCGATCTTGGAGCGGCGCCGCTGAGGCCATTCCGGTTGCGACCGCGCTCCGCCCGCTGTGGCCGTCCTTGCGAGCGAAGCGAAGCAATCCAGCGGCGCCACTTTGATCGAGATCGCGCGGCTCTGGGCCGCTTCGCTACGCTCGCGATGACGGATTAGA
This window of the Methylobacterium tardum genome carries:
- a CDS encoding sodium:proton antiporter, encoding MLPYAVAAWLFGIGLYGIATSRNFIHLVGCLGVCQSATYVLLLGLGYRWGSIAPIFYDHPPGTPAVDPVMQALVLTDIVVGATLTALLLVLTIQAYKRGGSLDPEKLRPMRAGGKSGRGQGSSQVKDGERTAS
- a CDS encoding MnhB domain-containing protein, whose translation is MSPRVRIALLALAGLILLPGAAEVIAGLPPFGETIARYGERINAITPEARHVANMVSAINFDLRGLDTLGEEFMLLAAITGTVVLLRGRRGEGQTGRAMRRPGRAVIPRSEAVVLACRIAGPLTALFGLYVVLHATVTPGGGFQGGVILASGTLLIYLGEGYAGWRDAVRSHWLDALEGGGALLFALCGLAPMLMGAAFMQNVLPLGTFRDLFSGGLMLVENLGVAMAVAGGFTQLFLEFMEETREADAPEESGEESA
- a CDS encoding Na(+)/H(+) antiporter subunit B; protein product: MTVILPLLFLLTAASGTAVVLVRDPARQIFAIAVNGLVLTILFDALQAPDVALSELAVGSAAVPLLFLVALMAVRTQPPEEKS
- a CDS encoding monovalent cation/H(+) antiporter subunit G produces the protein MNVAIGVLLALAVAVTWLAALVLWRLPRALDRLHALSFLNVAASGLVTVAAFLADGFSGRSLKILVMMVVFLAWAAVLSHVSGRAVLMREGRSA
- a CDS encoding monovalent cation/H+ antiporter complex subunit F, with product MNLWTAAILALLPPLLLSAALAWRGRPGQRFAAYQLTGSVTVLILTLMAFATDQASITDLALTLVLLNLPGTMLFGVFLERWI
- a CDS encoding NUDIX domain-containing protein encodes the protein MKAEILSICFVHEGWSRFGLAQVRLADGAVVEREIEDHGNSVGILPYDPERKVATLVRELRVPPLFAAGEQVQLEAPAGLIGDGSPEENARREVLEEVGLRLQGLEFVGATYSCASLTTEKIHLYLAPYGRADRAEAGGGAAGEHENIRVVEMPLAELAALADRAEITDLKTLTLVLALRARHPELFRA
- a CDS encoding IlvD/Edd family dehydratase, whose translation is MSEDAGHAEPHGLDRGLTNYGDRDFARYLRRSFARSMGISVGLLNKPVVGIAMTPSGFNNCHRGMPELVEAVSRGVLAAGALPRPFPTVSLGEVFLNPTSMMYRNLMAMDTEEMIQAQPMDAVVLIGGCDKTVPAQLMGAASADLPAIQLVTGPMSTGRHRGQRLGACTDCRGFWAKYRAGTVDAEEIAEVEGRLSVTAGTCAVMGTASTMACIAEALGMSLPGTAAIPAVHSDRLVAAEETGRAAVRLIQSKIAPSQVITEKSVENAIRVLMAVSGSTNAIVHLTAVAGRLGIRIPYARFNQISDETPVLVDLKPVGEGYMEDFHAAGGMGALLRELRPLLHLDTVDVEGRTLAERLDEPAGWVDRAVIRPFDNPVSPVGGLVALTGNLAPEGAIFKRAAATPELFESEGRAVVFTGLEDLSRRIDDPDLDVAPGDVLVLQNAGPHAAGMPEAGYLPIPKKLARAGVKDMVRISDARMSGTAFGSIVLHIAPEAAIGGPLAAVRDGDRIKLSIRDKRIDLLVEPDEIARRLADHRPPPAPTRGYKALYRRTVTQAPEGCDFDFLTAEGSPG
- a CDS encoding acetyl-CoA acetyltransferase → MTRACIVGWAHTPFGKLEEPDVEGLIARVSGEALAHAGVEEAQVDGIYVGSMNTGFSKQGFEGSLVAVNRPGLAHAPATHLENACATGSAALYAALDFADSGRGRVALVIGAEKMTAKTVAETGDILLGASYRKEEADIEGGFAGVFGRIAAGYFQRYGDRSEELARIAAKNHRNGVGNPYAQLRKDLGFEFCNRVSDKNPYVAAPLRRTDCSLISDGAAALVVADAETAETLERAIGFRARAHVNDILPLSRRDPTEFKAARMAWDKARAQAGIGNDDLSFVETHDCFTIAELIEYEAMGLAAPGEGFRVVREGLAEKGGRLPINPSGGLKAKGHPVGATGVSMHVMACLQLMGEAGEMQVPGAELAGIFNMGGAAVANYVSILERRR